The following are encoded together in the Mesoplodon densirostris isolate mMesDen1 chromosome 2, mMesDen1 primary haplotype, whole genome shotgun sequence genome:
- the PUSL1 gene encoding tRNA pseudouridine synthase-like 1 isoform X1: MPGPAWPWARAQCGRATSCISSTWARTLTGSRQSGAPSTPSESRTTWSRTDAGVHALSNAAHLDVQRRSGRPPFSPEVLTQALNTHLRHPAIRVLQAFRVPSHFHARHAATSRTYLYRLATGCPRPDQLPVFERNRCWALRADCLDVAAMREAAQHLLGTHDFRAFQSAGSPATSPVRTLRRASVSPDPASSPFVLPEESRRLRFWSLEFESQSFLYRQVRRMTSVLVAVGLGALMPAQVKAILESQDPLGRHQSRVAPAHGLFLKAVLYEGFESTARRSQVIPDTQQGQGGHGTLGPAAGRCPALYTTVRHTGTTAGPTPPVSLDLPQVPACQGGLPEVGCRRQAQAPESETPKQPVVVFTGNQHLGSPTPISWEPRSRHKR; this comes from the exons ATGCCGGGTCCGGCCTGGCCATGGGCGCGGGCTCAGTGCGGGCGCGCTACCTCGTGTATTTCCAGTACTTGGGCACGGACTTTAA CGGGGTCGCGGCAGTCAGGGGCGCCCAGCACGCCATCGGAGTCCAGAACTACCTGGAG CCGCACGGATGCTGGGGTCCATGCCCTGAGCAACGCGGCGCACCTGGACGTCCAGCGCCGCTCAGGCCGGCCCCCGTTCTCCCCTGAAGTCCTGACGCAAGCCCTCAACACCCACCTGAGGCACCCGGCCATCCG GGTACTGCAGGCCTTCCGTGTGCCCAGCCACTTCCATGCCCGCCACGCAGCCACGTCCAGGACCTACCTGTACCGTCTGGCTACCGGCTGCCCCAGGCCTGACCAGCTGCCCGTGTTTGAACGAAACCGGTGCTGGGCGCTTCGGgctga CTGCTTGGACGTGGCTGCCATGCGGGAGGCCGCCCAGCACCTCCTGGGGACACATGATTTCAGGGCCTTCCAGTCAGCTGGCAGCCCGGCCACCAGCCCGGTGCGCACCCTGCGCCGAGCCTCCGTGTCCCCCGACCCTGCCAGCAGCCCCTTTGTCCTCCCCGAGGAGAGCAG GCGGTTGCGGTTCTGGAGCCTGGAGTTTGAGAGCCAGTCCTTCCTATACAGACAG GTGCGGAGAATGACATCTGTGCTGGTGGCCGTGGGGCTGGGAGCTTTGATGCCTGCTCAGGTGAAGGCGATTCTGGAGAGCCAGGACCCCCTGGGCAGGCACCAGAGCCGCGTGGCTCCCGCCCACGGCTTGTTCCTGAAGGCGGTGCTCTACGAGGGCTTCG AGTCCACAGCACGAAGGTCACAGGTGATCCCTGATACGCAGCAAGGTCAGGGCGGCCACGGCACACTAGGCCCAGCTGCTGGCCGCTGCCCAGCTCTGTACACCACCGTGCGTCACACAGGGACCACGGCAGGCCCCACGCCTCCCGTCAGCCTGGACCTGCCACAAGTCCCCGCCTGCCAGGGTGGGCTGCCAGAGGTGGGGTGCAGGAGACAGGCGCAAGCACCGGAAAGCGAGACACCCAAACAGCCTGTGGTGGTTTTTACTGGAAATCAACACCTCGGgagccccacccccatctcctggGAGCCCAGGAGCAGACATAAAAGGTGA
- the PUSL1 gene encoding tRNA pseudouridine synthase-like 1 isoform X4, with product MGAGSVRARYLVYFQYLGTDFNGVAAVRGAQHAIGVQNYLEEAAERLNSVVPVKFTISSRTDAGVHALSNAAHLDVQRRSGRPPFSPEVLTQALNTHLRHPAIRVLQAFRVPSHFHARHAATSRTYLYRLATGCPRPDQLPVFERNRCWALRADCLDVAAMREAAQHLLGTHDFRAFQSAGSPATSPVRTLRRASVSPDPASSPFVLPEESRRLRFWSLEFESQSFLYRQVRRMTSVLVAVGLGALMPAQVKAILESQDPLGRHQSRVAPAHGLFLKAVLYEGFG from the exons ATGGGCGCGGGCTCAGTGCGGGCGCGCTACCTCGTGTATTTCCAGTACTTGGGCACGGACTTTAA CGGGGTCGCGGCAGTCAGGGGCGCCCAGCACGCCATCGGAGTCCAGAACTACCTGGAG gaggccgcagagcggctgaaCTCGGTGGTGCCGGTAAAGTTCACCATCTCCAGCCGCACGGATGCTGGGGTCCATGCCCTGAGCAACGCGGCGCACCTGGACGTCCAGCGCCGCTCAGGCCGGCCCCCGTTCTCCCCTGAAGTCCTGACGCAAGCCCTCAACACCCACCTGAGGCACCCGGCCATCCG GGTACTGCAGGCCTTCCGTGTGCCCAGCCACTTCCATGCCCGCCACGCAGCCACGTCCAGGACCTACCTGTACCGTCTGGCTACCGGCTGCCCCAGGCCTGACCAGCTGCCCGTGTTTGAACGAAACCGGTGCTGGGCGCTTCGGgctga CTGCTTGGACGTGGCTGCCATGCGGGAGGCCGCCCAGCACCTCCTGGGGACACATGATTTCAGGGCCTTCCAGTCAGCTGGCAGCCCGGCCACCAGCCCGGTGCGCACCCTGCGCCGAGCCTCCGTGTCCCCCGACCCTGCCAGCAGCCCCTTTGTCCTCCCCGAGGAGAGCAG GCGGTTGCGGTTCTGGAGCCTGGAGTTTGAGAGCCAGTCCTTCCTATACAGACAG GTGCGGAGAATGACATCTGTGCTGGTGGCCGTGGGGCTGGGAGCTTTGATGCCTGCTCAGGTGAAGGCGATTCTGGAGAGCCAGGACCCCCTGGGCAGGCACCAGAGCCGCGTGGCTCCCGCCCACGGCTTGTTCCTGAAGGCGGTGCTCTACGAGGGCTTCG GATGA
- the PUSL1 gene encoding tRNA pseudouridine synthase-like 1 isoform X3 yields MGAGSVRARYLVYFQYLGTDFNGVAAVRGAQHAIGVQNYLEEAAERLNSVVPVKFTISSRTDAGVHALSNAAHLDVQRRSGRPPFSPEVLTQALNTHLRHPAIRVLQAFRVPSHFHARHAATSRTYLYRLATGCPRPDQLPVFERNRCWALRADCLDVAAMREAAQHLLGTHDFRAFQSAGSPATSPVRTLRRASVSPDPASSPFVLPEESRRLRFWSLEFESQSFLYRQVRRMTSVLVAVGLGALMPAQVKAILESQDPLGRHQSRVAPAHGLFLKAVLYEGFGPASMCPQSPQHEGHR; encoded by the exons ATGGGCGCGGGCTCAGTGCGGGCGCGCTACCTCGTGTATTTCCAGTACTTGGGCACGGACTTTAA CGGGGTCGCGGCAGTCAGGGGCGCCCAGCACGCCATCGGAGTCCAGAACTACCTGGAG gaggccgcagagcggctgaaCTCGGTGGTGCCGGTAAAGTTCACCATCTCCAGCCGCACGGATGCTGGGGTCCATGCCCTGAGCAACGCGGCGCACCTGGACGTCCAGCGCCGCTCAGGCCGGCCCCCGTTCTCCCCTGAAGTCCTGACGCAAGCCCTCAACACCCACCTGAGGCACCCGGCCATCCG GGTACTGCAGGCCTTCCGTGTGCCCAGCCACTTCCATGCCCGCCACGCAGCCACGTCCAGGACCTACCTGTACCGTCTGGCTACCGGCTGCCCCAGGCCTGACCAGCTGCCCGTGTTTGAACGAAACCGGTGCTGGGCGCTTCGGgctga CTGCTTGGACGTGGCTGCCATGCGGGAGGCCGCCCAGCACCTCCTGGGGACACATGATTTCAGGGCCTTCCAGTCAGCTGGCAGCCCGGCCACCAGCCCGGTGCGCACCCTGCGCCGAGCCTCCGTGTCCCCCGACCCTGCCAGCAGCCCCTTTGTCCTCCCCGAGGAGAGCAG GCGGTTGCGGTTCTGGAGCCTGGAGTTTGAGAGCCAGTCCTTCCTATACAGACAG GTGCGGAGAATGACATCTGTGCTGGTGGCCGTGGGGCTGGGAGCTTTGATGCCTGCTCAGGTGAAGGCGATTCTGGAGAGCCAGGACCCCCTGGGCAGGCACCAGAGCCGCGTGGCTCCCGCCCACGGCTTGTTCCTGAAGGCGGTGCTCTACGAGGGCTTCG GTCCTGCCTCTATGTGCCCTCAGAGTCCACAGCACGAAGGTCACAGGTGA
- the PUSL1 gene encoding tRNA pseudouridine synthase-like 1 isoform X2, with translation MPGPAWPWARAQCGRATSCISSTWARTLTGSRQSGAPSTPSESRTTWRVLQAFRVPSHFHARHAATSRTYLYRLATGCPRPDQLPVFERNRCWALRADCLDVAAMREAAQHLLGTHDFRAFQSAGSPATSPVRTLRRASVSPDPASSPFVLPEESRRLRFWSLEFESQSFLYRQVRRMTSVLVAVGLGALMPAQVKAILESQDPLGRHQSRVAPAHGLFLKAVLYEGFESTARRSQVIPDTQQGQGGHGTLGPAAGRCPALYTTVRHTGTTAGPTPPVSLDLPQVPACQGGLPEVGCRRQAQAPESETPKQPVVVFTGNQHLGSPTPISWEPRSRHKR, from the exons ATGCCGGGTCCGGCCTGGCCATGGGCGCGGGCTCAGTGCGGGCGCGCTACCTCGTGTATTTCCAGTACTTGGGCACGGACTTTAA CGGGGTCGCGGCAGTCAGGGGCGCCCAGCACGCCATCGGAGTCCAGAACTACCTGGAG GGTACTGCAGGCCTTCCGTGTGCCCAGCCACTTCCATGCCCGCCACGCAGCCACGTCCAGGACCTACCTGTACCGTCTGGCTACCGGCTGCCCCAGGCCTGACCAGCTGCCCGTGTTTGAACGAAACCGGTGCTGGGCGCTTCGGgctga CTGCTTGGACGTGGCTGCCATGCGGGAGGCCGCCCAGCACCTCCTGGGGACACATGATTTCAGGGCCTTCCAGTCAGCTGGCAGCCCGGCCACCAGCCCGGTGCGCACCCTGCGCCGAGCCTCCGTGTCCCCCGACCCTGCCAGCAGCCCCTTTGTCCTCCCCGAGGAGAGCAG GCGGTTGCGGTTCTGGAGCCTGGAGTTTGAGAGCCAGTCCTTCCTATACAGACAG GTGCGGAGAATGACATCTGTGCTGGTGGCCGTGGGGCTGGGAGCTTTGATGCCTGCTCAGGTGAAGGCGATTCTGGAGAGCCAGGACCCCCTGGGCAGGCACCAGAGCCGCGTGGCTCCCGCCCACGGCTTGTTCCTGAAGGCGGTGCTCTACGAGGGCTTCG AGTCCACAGCACGAAGGTCACAGGTGATCCCTGATACGCAGCAAGGTCAGGGCGGCCACGGCACACTAGGCCCAGCTGCTGGCCGCTGCCCAGCTCTGTACACCACCGTGCGTCACACAGGGACCACGGCAGGCCCCACGCCTCCCGTCAGCCTGGACCTGCCACAAGTCCCCGCCTGCCAGGGTGGGCTGCCAGAGGTGGGGTGCAGGAGACAGGCGCAAGCACCGGAAAGCGAGACACCCAAACAGCCTGTGGTGGTTTTTACTGGAAATCAACACCTCGGgagccccacccccatctcctggGAGCCCAGGAGCAGACATAAAAGGTGA